Genomic DNA from Mycteria americana isolate JAX WOST 10 ecotype Jacksonville Zoo and Gardens chromosome 25, USCA_MyAme_1.0, whole genome shotgun sequence:
CTCGCCCCACGCAGGGCCCGGCCCAGGCCCCGAGTCCCTTCCTGTACACACCCAGCCCCACACACCCCACAGGCCTCTCGCCCCCCCAGCTCCTACCGGCCCCACGCACCCCACGGCCCTACTCCCACCCCATACACTCCCAAAGAGCCCTCCTCAGCCCCACGCACCTCGTGTCTCTCAAGCCTTCAGaggcccccctcagccccacagggcctcccctcagcctcacacccccccaaccccccctcaGCACTATACACCCCCCCCCACAGCCCTCCTCTCAGCCCCACAGTGCCCCGCCTCGACGCCAGAGCCCCCACAGAGCCGCCAGCCtcacacccccccagcccccacacagccccccgcacccccggccctCCGCTGGCGCCGGActcccggcccccagcccccccgccggcgccgggcccAGCCCCGTACCCGCCAGgccgccgctgctcccgctgctgccccccGACTCGGGCCCCGCCGACGCCATCTTGGAGCGCTCCCTCCTCCTGCGGCGGCCGCCGGCTCGCGCGCGGCGCCCGCGCCCCTCCCCGCTTGGCTCCGCCCCTCCTCGCTTGGCTCCGCCCCTCCTCGctaggccccgccccgccgctccggaCCGCACCAtccggccgcgggcggggcgggggacacgCGCCGCCGGCCCGCAGACCGCACGCGCAGTCCAGGCGGCTGCCCCCACTCACACACACTTGGACTCGCCCCCGCGGACGCGACCACAGGGGGCGGGGACAGAAACCCTCAGGGCGCATGCGCGGAGGGCGGGAAGGGCCGCGGCCGCACAGCGCCGCGGTCACGTGACGGGCCAAGCGCGACCAAAACAAAGCCGGGGGGCACGTGGCGCGCGGGACGTCACAGCGGGGGGTGCCGTGACGTCACGCGGTGACGTCATTTTCCAGCTTCCCTCCCCAGGGGCGCGACGTGGCCGTACCGAGGGTGGCAgggcccgggggcgggcggataggcttgggggggggggctgctcccgTGGCTGGTGCGTGGCCGGCCCCGCTCCTCTGCGGCGTCACGCGTGGCTGAGAGCCCCGCGGTGaggccccccccgcaccccatagCGCAGCCCCATCGCCCACAGGAACCTGCAGTGCCCCCTCCGGCCCGCAGGGGGGCGCCCGCCGCCATCGGCCGCTCGGCGCTCGCTCTCCCCTGCCTGGCGGCGCAGGCACGGGCCGGGCAGGACGCGCAGCGGAGCGCCGATCGCGGCGGCGGCGCGATGAGCCTGGCGGAGGGCCGCGCCCCGCGGCGCACGGCCGGTAACCGGCTGTCGGGGCTGCTGGAggccgaggaggaggatgagTTCTACCAGACCACCTACGGCGGCTTCACCGAGGTGCGGAGCCGCCGCGGGCCCGGAGGGGGGGGGCCTGGAGCTGGGGGCGCGGGGGACCGAGGGGGTCTCGGAGGCCCTAGGGAGAACGGGACCGAAGGCGTCCCGGTGCTGTGAGGGGCTCGGGGGCGGgtgtttgggggtcccggggacgcGGGGGAGCCTCGGGGGGGGGTGATGGGAAcccccggggaggtgggggggcccgggggggaggTCAccgggggggccaggggggttgtgccccggggggggcacggggctgcgggacagcaggaggggccggggcaggagcagcagggacggGGGGTGCCCGGTCATTAGCGTGGCCGTGGAGCGGGAGAGCACCGGGGCTGGAGagcaccggggctgggggctgcggcctggggagccctgggggtgcCGCAGCCCCTCCGTCCCGCAGGAGTCGGGCGATGACGAGTACAGGGGCGACCAGTCGGACAGCGACGACGAGGTGGACTCGGACTTCGACATCGACGAGGGCGAGGAACCCGCCAGCGACCAGGACGAGAGCGAGCCcaagcgccgccgccgcgtcgTCACCAAGGCCTACCGGGTGCGGGCGGGCGGGActgggctgggggctccggggtCCCCTTCCCGGCACCACGGGCAGGGGACGGGCTCCCCGTTAGGAAAAGCCAAGGTTTAAACGAGGCCAAAGccgtggctggggggggggggagggggagtttTTCTCCCTGCTCACATCCTCTGCCCCATCCCGTAGGAGCCCCTCAAGAGCCTTCGCCCCAAGAAGACGGACGTCCCCAGCGGCAGCTCCCAGAAGCCACGAGAGGTGAAATCCGTCCCCTTGGAGCTCCAGGATGACGTGGGAGACAGTGAGTGTgcgcgggacgggacgggctggAAACGGGCCCCCTCCGGGAGAGCTCCCAGTGAGCCGGGCCGGCCGGCACCCATGGGTCAGCCCCGTCCTCCCGCCGCAGGCCGGAAGCACATGCGGCAGTCGACGACGGAGCACACGCGCCAAACCTTCCTGCGCATCCAGGAGCGGCAGGTCCAGTCCAAGCGTAAGAAGGGCGGCCCCAACTACGACCGGCCCCTGAcgcaggaggagctgctggaggaggccaaGATCACGGAGGAGATCAACCTCCGCTCGCTGGGTGAGCTGGGCGCGATGCCAAGGGGCGCAGAGACCCCCGAAATGGCGCAGAGGGAGGGTGTCGGTGAGGCGCTGAGCCTCCCCCTCAGTTTGTCTTTGCTTTCCCAGAGAACTACGAGCGC
This window encodes:
- the VPS72 gene encoding vacuolar protein sorting-associated protein 72 homolog isoform X1, coding for MSLAEGRAPRRTAGNRLSGLLEAEEEDEFYQTTYGGFTEESGDDEYRGDQSDSDDEVDSDFDIDEGEEPASDQDESEPKRRRRVVTKAYREPLKSLRPKKTDVPSGSSQKPREVKSVPLELQDDVGDSRKHMRQSTTEHTRQTFLRIQERQVQSKRKKGGPNYDRPLTQEELLEEAKITEEINLRSLENYERLEADKKKQVQKKRKCVGPVIRYWSVTMPLVPEPGKEENVDVEGLDQEPQQPEAAPAPAPASTGKCSRTFISFSDDETFERFFPKAKPPRLPVREICPVTHKPAVYRDPITDIPYSNIRAFKIIREAYKKYITAHGLPSAAASAALGTAAPPGPDPNVRPTRQKIIIKQSIPTT